The following coding sequences are from one Epinephelus fuscoguttatus linkage group LG7, E.fuscoguttatus.final_Chr_v1 window:
- the dtx3 gene encoding probable E3 ubiquitin-protein ligase DTX3 isoform X1 produces MGSQVSSDEMSVRAGQGSDEVLVSQAVWDYLAAAGRPWLIDFQHKQGMSAGIIRRGERGGCCAVRLQPVEGSRNGGAGVMDGAISSETRKAFIDLCRCARKEMSKQDGGSKRKRALLPCVGVLEPNGEGSLLQPPPPQPRRSQRQQQRFRKPADEEACAMLHEATQRKDLDSSLASHSEAEDNSTCSICMGDIVEKTTLERCGHSFCRSCLDQAFKVKKACPVCRLVYGQLIGNQPANGTMIVERDADLELPGHEGFGCICIIYSFPPGLQAPEHPNPGVRYPGTDRVAYLPDSPEGNRVLGLLRRAFEQRLIFTIGTSMTTGMQNVITWNDIHHKTSIWGGPRCFGYPDPTYLVRVTEELREKGITAD; encoded by the exons ATGGGATCACAAG TTTCCTCTGATGAGATGAGTGTGCGTGCTGGCCAGGGCAGTGATGAGGTGCTGGTTTCACAGGCGGTGTGGGATTACCTGGCTGCAGCTGGGCGGCCCTGGCTCATTGACTTCCAGCACAAGCAGGGGATGAGTGCTGGTATCATTAGgcgaggggagagagggggctgcTGCGCCGTGAGGCTGCAGCCGGTGGAAGGCTCCAGGAACGGTGGGGCCGGTGTGATGGATGGAGCCATCTCCAGCGAGACACGAAAAGCCTTCATTGACTTATGCCGCTGTGCCCGCAAAGAAATGAGCAAACAGGACGGGGGATCCAAGAGGAAGAGGGCTCTGCTGCCCTGCGTGGGAGTCCTGGAGCCGAACGGAGAGGGGAGCCTGCTTCAGCCTCCGCCTCCCCAGCCTCGGCGCTCccagagacagcagcagaggttCAGGAAGCCTGCTGATGAGGAGGCCTGCGCCATGCTCCACGAGGCGACCCAGAGGAAGGACCTGGACTCCAGCTTGGCTTCCCACAGCGAGGCAGAGGACAACAGCACTTGTTCAATCTGCATGGGGGACATAGTGGAGAAGACTACCTTGGAGAGATGTGGCCATTCATTCTGTCGCTCCTGCCTGGATCAAGCATTTAAGGTGAAGAAAGCGTGTCCTGTGTGTCGGCTAGTGTACGGCCAGTTGATTGGGAACCAGCCTGCTAATGGTACCATGATCGTAGAGCGAGATGCTGATCTGGAGCTTCCTGGCCACGAAGGATTTGGATGTATCTGCATCATTTACAGCTTCCCTCCTGGCCTACAGGCG CCAGAACACCCAAACCCAGGTGTTCGGTACCCAGGAACAGACCGTGTGGCCTACCTCCCTGACAGCCCTGAGGGGAACCGCGTGCTGGGCCTGCTGCGCCGGGCCTTTGAACAGCGCCTTATCTTCACCATCGGTACCTCCATGACTACGGGCATGCAAAATGTCATCACCTGGAATGACATTCACCACAAGACCTCAATATGGGGCGGGCCCCGCTG TTTTGGCTACCCAGACCCCACTTACCTGGTGCGAGTGACAGAGGAGCTCAGAGAGAAAGGCATCACGGCAGACTGA
- the dtx3 gene encoding probable E3 ubiquitin-protein ligase DTX3 isoform X2 has product MSVRAGQGSDEVLVSQAVWDYLAAAGRPWLIDFQHKQGMSAGIIRRGERGGCCAVRLQPVEGSRNGGAGVMDGAISSETRKAFIDLCRCARKEMSKQDGGSKRKRALLPCVGVLEPNGEGSLLQPPPPQPRRSQRQQQRFRKPADEEACAMLHEATQRKDLDSSLASHSEAEDNSTCSICMGDIVEKTTLERCGHSFCRSCLDQAFKVKKACPVCRLVYGQLIGNQPANGTMIVERDADLELPGHEGFGCICIIYSFPPGLQAPEHPNPGVRYPGTDRVAYLPDSPEGNRVLGLLRRAFEQRLIFTIGTSMTTGMQNVITWNDIHHKTSIWGGPRCFGYPDPTYLVRVTEELREKGITAD; this is encoded by the exons ATGAGTGTGCGTGCTGGCCAGGGCAGTGATGAGGTGCTGGTTTCACAGGCGGTGTGGGATTACCTGGCTGCAGCTGGGCGGCCCTGGCTCATTGACTTCCAGCACAAGCAGGGGATGAGTGCTGGTATCATTAGgcgaggggagagagggggctgcTGCGCCGTGAGGCTGCAGCCGGTGGAAGGCTCCAGGAACGGTGGGGCCGGTGTGATGGATGGAGCCATCTCCAGCGAGACACGAAAAGCCTTCATTGACTTATGCCGCTGTGCCCGCAAAGAAATGAGCAAACAGGACGGGGGATCCAAGAGGAAGAGGGCTCTGCTGCCCTGCGTGGGAGTCCTGGAGCCGAACGGAGAGGGGAGCCTGCTTCAGCCTCCGCCTCCCCAGCCTCGGCGCTCccagagacagcagcagaggttCAGGAAGCCTGCTGATGAGGAGGCCTGCGCCATGCTCCACGAGGCGACCCAGAGGAAGGACCTGGACTCCAGCTTGGCTTCCCACAGCGAGGCAGAGGACAACAGCACTTGTTCAATCTGCATGGGGGACATAGTGGAGAAGACTACCTTGGAGAGATGTGGCCATTCATTCTGTCGCTCCTGCCTGGATCAAGCATTTAAGGTGAAGAAAGCGTGTCCTGTGTGTCGGCTAGTGTACGGCCAGTTGATTGGGAACCAGCCTGCTAATGGTACCATGATCGTAGAGCGAGATGCTGATCTGGAGCTTCCTGGCCACGAAGGATTTGGATGTATCTGCATCATTTACAGCTTCCCTCCTGGCCTACAGGCG CCAGAACACCCAAACCCAGGTGTTCGGTACCCAGGAACAGACCGTGTGGCCTACCTCCCTGACAGCCCTGAGGGGAACCGCGTGCTGGGCCTGCTGCGCCGGGCCTTTGAACAGCGCCTTATCTTCACCATCGGTACCTCCATGACTACGGGCATGCAAAATGTCATCACCTGGAATGACATTCACCACAAGACCTCAATATGGGGCGGGCCCCGCTG TTTTGGCTACCCAGACCCCACTTACCTGGTGCGAGTGACAGAGGAGCTCAGAGAGAAAGGCATCACGGCAGACTGA